In Halobacillus amylolyticus, the following proteins share a genomic window:
- the spoIIID gene encoding sporulation transcriptional regulator SpoIIID — protein sequence MHDYIKERTVKTGEYIVETKKTVRVIAKEFGVSKSTVHKDLTERLPEINADLAKQVKTILDHHKEIRHLRGGEATRMKYRTVIEEKPAEPTH from the coding sequence GTGCATGACTACATCAAAGAACGGACAGTCAAGACTGGGGAGTACATTGTCGAAACGAAGAAAACAGTAAGAGTGATTGCGAAAGAATTCGGTGTCTCCAAAAGCACCGTACACAAAGACTTAACAGAACGCCTGCCGGAAATTAACGCGGATTTAGCCAAACAAGTAAAAACGATTCTTGACCATCACAAGGAAATTCGACATCTAAGAGGTGGAGAAGCGACGCGCATGAAATATCGAACCGTTATTGAAGAAAAGCCTGCTGAACCTACCCACTAA
- the mreB gene encoding rod shape-determining protein, with the protein MFARDIGIDLGTANVLIHVKGKGIVLNEPSVVAIDRNTGKVLEVGEEARRMVGRTPGNIEATRPLKDGVIADFDVTEAMLKHFIQKINVRGFLSKPRMLICCPTNITKVEQKAIKEAAEKSGGKKIYLEEEPKVAAVGAGMDIFQPSGNMVVDIGGGTTDVAVISMGDIVTASSIKMAGDKFDTEILQYIKKHYKLLIGERTAENIKMSVATVFKGARNEEIEIRGRDMMTGLPRTITVNSEEIEASLREAVQTIVHAAKQVLERTPPELSADIIDRGVIMTGGGALLHGIDQLLAEELKVPVFVAEDPMDCVAKGTGIMLENIDKITRNKIS; encoded by the coding sequence ATGTTTGCAAGAGATATCGGAATAGACTTAGGAACAGCCAATGTACTTATTCATGTAAAAGGAAAAGGGATTGTTTTAAACGAACCGTCCGTTGTAGCGATAGACAGAAATACTGGTAAAGTCTTAGAAGTGGGCGAAGAAGCTCGTCGCATGGTGGGACGTACACCAGGGAATATCGAGGCTACCCGTCCATTAAAAGACGGAGTGATTGCAGACTTCGACGTAACGGAAGCGATGCTTAAGCATTTTATTCAAAAAATAAACGTGCGCGGCTTTTTGTCTAAGCCTCGGATGTTGATTTGCTGCCCGACGAACATTACGAAAGTGGAACAAAAAGCAATTAAAGAAGCGGCCGAGAAATCTGGTGGGAAAAAGATTTATCTTGAAGAAGAGCCGAAAGTTGCAGCGGTTGGAGCAGGGATGGATATCTTTCAGCCGAGTGGGAATATGGTCGTTGACATCGGTGGAGGTACGACGGATGTAGCCGTTATTTCCATGGGCGATATCGTTACCGCTTCCTCTATCAAGATGGCTGGGGACAAATTCGACACGGAAATTCTTCAGTACATTAAGAAACATTACAAGCTCTTGATCGGAGAGCGGACAGCCGAGAATATTAAAATGAGTGTAGCGACTGTTTTCAAAGGGGCACGCAATGAAGAAATCGAGATTCGTGGCCGTGATATGATGACAGGATTGCCACGTACAATCACAGTTAATTCAGAGGAAATTGAAGCATCTCTCCGCGAAGCTGTGCAAACCATCGTACATGCAGCCAAGCAAGTCCTTGAACGCACGCCACCGGAACTGTCAGCTGACATTATCGATCGCGGTGTGATCATGACAGGCGGCGGCGCCCTTCTGCACGGCATCGACCAGCTGCTTGCAGAAGAACTGAAAGTGCCTGTATTTGTAGCTGAGGATCCAATGGATTGTGTAGCCAAAGGTACAGGCATCATGCTCGAAAACATTGACAAAATCACCCGCAATAAAATTAGTTAA
- a CDS encoding flagellar hook-basal body protein codes for MLRGFYTAASGMMANQRMQETLSNNLSNAYTPGFKSDQGTMRAFPELLIQQMGQTSVPTSNGGLNLPTQKQIGSLHTGVYMQETVPKFSQGDLRETGIETDLALLNGNLPDENGFLFFNVQNEAGELRYTRNGNFTVDGQGFLTTNQGYYVLDDAGNPIQTGGMEFDVSDNGTVNVNGANIPLGISYTPNSFDLVKGGNGLYAPGENAVPLVDARLGQGINFNIQQGFVERSNVDPAQAMTEMMNTYRSFELNQRVLKAYDQSMQKTVTEIARLG; via the coding sequence TTGCTGAGAGGATTTTATACGGCGGCCTCAGGAATGATGGCCAATCAACGCATGCAGGAAACACTATCGAACAACTTGTCGAATGCTTATACACCAGGGTTTAAATCAGACCAAGGAACAATGCGCGCATTTCCTGAATTACTGATTCAGCAAATGGGTCAAACGTCTGTCCCTACAAGTAATGGAGGTCTCAACCTCCCCACACAGAAACAAATTGGTTCCCTCCATACAGGTGTGTACATGCAGGAAACCGTGCCGAAATTCTCTCAGGGCGATTTAAGGGAGACAGGGATCGAGACAGACCTGGCTCTCTTAAATGGCAACCTTCCAGACGAAAATGGCTTCCTATTTTTTAACGTTCAGAACGAAGCTGGCGAACTCCGATACACAAGAAACGGTAACTTCACCGTCGACGGCCAAGGCTTCCTCACCACCAATCAAGGCTACTACGTCCTTGACGATGCAGGGAATCCGATTCAAACCGGCGGCATGGAGTTTGATGTCAGCGACAACGGTACCGTGAACGTAAACGGCGCAAACATCCCGCTCGGCATCTCTTACACTCCCAATTCTTTTGACTTAGTAAAAGGAGGAAATGGGCTGTACGCACCAGGTGAAAACGCCGTCCCATTAGTTGACGCCCGCCTAGGTCAGGGAATCAATTTTAATATCCAGCAAGGGTTTGTTGAGCGTTCCAATGTGGACCCGGCCCAAGCCATGACAGAGATGATGAATACATATCGTTCATTTGAATTGAACCAACGTGTACTGAAAGCGTACGATCAAAGCATGCAGAAAACCGTTACAGAAATAGCTCGGTTAGGATAA
- a CDS encoding flagellar hook-basal body protein, with translation MNRSMIQASVTMGQIQHKLDVIGHNLANTNTPGYKSRQADFSSLLFQQIDNLSDEGIDEAANQEAAPYRLTPDGIRSGSGARLAHTNIDLSQGNLKQTDRALDVALLEDNQLFQLQVATENGLETNYTRSGNFYLNPLNNGQMLLTNADGLPVLGEDGQPIQFADDMDGMQIREDGAILVNRNGVEAVEAQLGIVEAVRPRMLEAAGNNRFRLTDNADIVGEGIIANADGQVQSGTLETSNVDISKQMTDMLMAQRAYQFSARSISTSDQMMGLISQLRS, from the coding sequence ATGAATCGTTCGATGATACAAGCCTCTGTAACGATGGGGCAGATTCAGCATAAACTTGACGTGATCGGCCACAACCTGGCCAACACAAATACACCCGGCTACAAAAGCAGACAAGCCGACTTTTCCTCCTTGCTTTTTCAACAAATCGATAACCTTTCTGATGAAGGAATAGACGAAGCTGCTAACCAGGAGGCCGCACCATACAGGCTGACACCAGACGGCATTCGCAGCGGATCAGGAGCAAGACTGGCCCACACGAACATTGATCTGAGCCAGGGAAATCTGAAGCAGACAGACCGTGCCTTAGACGTTGCTTTACTTGAAGACAATCAACTTTTTCAATTACAAGTAGCGACAGAAAACGGACTCGAAACAAATTATACCCGCTCAGGTAATTTTTACCTTAACCCGCTGAACAACGGCCAAATGTTGCTCACCAACGCTGACGGTCTCCCAGTTTTAGGAGAAGATGGTCAGCCGATTCAGTTCGCTGATGACATGGACGGCATGCAGATCCGTGAAGACGGCGCGATCCTCGTAAACAGAAACGGGGTTGAGGCCGTCGAAGCCCAGCTTGGAATCGTTGAAGCTGTCCGTCCACGCATGCTTGAAGCGGCAGGAAACAATCGCTTTCGTCTTACGGACAATGCTGATATAGTAGGAGAGGGAATCATCGCGAACGCGGACGGACAAGTTCAAAGCGGAACGCTCGAAACCTCTAATGTTGATATTTCAAAACAAATGACAGATATGCTGATGGCCCAGCGCGCCTATCAATTCAGCGCACGCTCCATCTCGACAAGCGATCAAATGA